Below is a window of Impatiens glandulifera chromosome 2, dImpGla2.1, whole genome shotgun sequence DNA.
CACCAAGCTGATTAACATGTTGATTTGGCTCTGCAATCTCATGTTCTCTCATTCTACATGAGACCTTTTATTTCTCTCCTCCAACAGCTGAACTTGCGggtgtttaacacattttgcaTCCTCTTCTAATTGCTCATTTAACCCATCAATCTCTCTATCCTGAGTTTTCAACAGACAATGGAGAATACAATTATCAGAGTTTTCAGAGATTCCTATGTATGATACTACAAAGAATTAACTGTTTTACACCTTTCTGTTCATTTCTTGAACAACTATTCTCCTCATGCTTTCTACAACATCAACATTCACAAGCTTGCGTTTTTTACCTATCAACCACCCACGTGGATACGATGTGGTCTCGATATCCGGTGGAGGAATTAGCAGactttcataattattattagatgaTAATGATCGTTTACCGTTGATGCTGTGTTCTAACGGTTGAAACAGAGCTTTCCTCTTCTTAGAAAGTTCCACCGCCATTGTtgaatcttcttctttcttttcttcatctACCTTCTTAACTATTTCCATGTTCTGCCTACTACCTAAcgaaaccaaaccaaaccaaacccaACCAAACCCAACcaaccaatttttaaaaaacaaaatcttaaCTGGTCATTTAAATCCAAtcattcaactcaaattaacCCATAAAGATcaaattttttaagaatttttctCTTAAAGTGGGGAGAAACCAGTTAAAACCCCATTTCTAATCTTTACCTTGGAATTTTGCACAGAAAGATCTAGTACCATTAGCTACAATTTTTcactctccattgtacacaacaaatacgtcagcaaatatttcagctgcaattgaaaaaaatgatactatcaatcgagagacacaaccataacaatgaaatgcaagtaCTAACTATAAATGGTCTGGTCGTGTGACGCACCCGGATTCCGTCGCAACGGTAGCATTTACCTAATCAATCCCTAATCTCTAAAACCTAACAAACAATGCgttcaaagaaaaaaatagaggAATGAGGAAGCATACCTGTAGCAGCGAACATCCTTCCTTCGTTGGGATTCCGACGTCTTCGTCGAGGGTCGTCGTCTTTTTAGAGAAAAtgagaagaaggggagaaggggaagtgaagagagagaacaaggaagaaagaaatgaaaagaaaagaaatgggaagaactgaaaattttctaattatatagtaagggcattgtggacttttcacaatgcactcgggtgcgtcacgcaact
It encodes the following:
- the LOC124924473 gene encoding protein HEADING DATE REPRESSOR 1-like, whose amino-acid sequence is MEIVKKVDEEKKEEDSTMAVELSKKRKALFQPLEHSINGKRSLSSNNNYESLLIPPPDIETTSYPRGWLIGKKRKLVNVDVVESMRRIVVQEMNRKDREIDGLNEQLEEDAKCVKHPQVQLLEERNKRSHVE